The Pseudodesulfovibrio sediminis genome includes the window CCTATCAGGCAGGCTACCTTGAAGTGCTCGAAGCCATCCAGAAGGAACTTGGAAAGTGGAAACCGCTTGAAGGCGGCTCCGGCGATCTGGATTGGGGCCATGCTCCCAAGGTCAATGTGGCCGTGAAGCCGACGGCCTTCTATTCGCAATCCAAGTCAGTGGATCTGGATGGTACGGCCTCAGGCATGATGGAGCGGATCGAACCCATCTACAAGAAGGTCATGGAGATGGGCGGGTTCATGTGCATCGACATGGAGTCGCTCAAGTACAAGGATGCCACCATTGAATTGTACAAACGGCTGCGCACCAAGTATCCCGACTATCCGCATCTCGGTATTGTTTTTCAGGCGTATCTGCGTTGCGTGGACGATGATGTTCGCGGTCTCCTTGATTGGTCTCGAGAAAAGGGGCTTCCCATATCCATTCGTCTGGTCAAGGGAGCGTACTGGGATTACGAAACCGTCATGGCCAAGCAGAACGACTGGCCCGTGCCTGTCTGGACCCACAAGCCCGAGTCCGACATCGCCTTTGAGCGTGTGGCCAAAATGATTCTTGAGAATGCCGACATCTGCCATTTTGCGTGTGCTTCGCACAATATCCGCTCCATCTCAGCCGTCATGGAGACCGCTTCCGAGCTGAATGTGCCGGAAGAGCGGTACGAGTTCCAGGTTCTCTATGGTATGGCCGAACCCGTGCGCAAGGGCCTCAAGAATGTTGCCAAGCGCGTGCGTCTCTATTGCCCTTACGGCGACTTGCTGCCCGGCATGGGGTATCTTGTCCGTCGCCTGTTGGAGAATACGGCCAACGAATCGTTCCTGAAGCAGACTTTCGCCGATGAAGCCGATATGGATGTCCTTTTGGAGAATCCGGAAGTGACCCTGCGTCGGCAGTTGGAAGAGAAATGCGTCACCCCCGAGCCTGAGCAGAGGGATGGCCTTTCCCGTTTCTCCAACTTCCCGGTTGTCGATTTTACCCTTGAGTCCGAACGCAATGCATTCCCTGCATCCATTGCCAAGATCCGCAGTCGGATGGGCGGTGAAGTGCCATTGTTCATCAACGGCAAGGAAGTGCGTACCGATGTTCACCTTGACTCCTACAACCCGGCGGACCCGTCCGAAATTATCGGTTCGGTCTGTCAGGCCGGTGTAGCCGAGGCGGACATGGCCATTGACGCCGCATCCGAGGCCTACCTTTCCTGGCGGGATGTTCCGCCCAGGGAGCGTGCCGAGGTCCTGCTCAAAGCCTCCCAGTACCTCAAGGACAATATTCATGATTTGTCTGCTACACAGGTTTTGGAAGTGGGCAAGCAGTGGGATCAGGCCCACGCGGATATCGCCGAGGCCATTGATTTCCTTGAATACTACGCCCGCGAGATGATTCGTCTGGGCAACCCCCGCCGTATGGGACGTGCTCCCGGCGAGATGAGCCAACTCTTCTATCAGGGCAAGGGCGTGGCCGCTGTCATCGCTCCCTGGAACTTTCCGCTGGCGATCTCCGTGGGTATGGTCTCAGCCGCCATCGTGTCCGGTTGCCCCGTGGTCTACAAACCAGCGGGCATATCCTCCTGCGTTGGCTACGGACTGGTCGAAATGTGGAAGGCCGCAGGGCTGCCCGACGGCGTGTTCAACTACTGCCCCGGTAAAGGGTCGGTCATTGGCGATCATATCGTTGACCATCCGAAGGTTTCCGTCATCGCGTTCACCGGTTCCATGGAAGTCGGTCTGCGCATTCAGGAACGCGCTGCCAAGGTGCATCCCGGCCAGCAGCAGTGCAAGAAGGTCATCGCGGAGATGGGCGGCAAGAACGGGACCATCATCGACGATGATGCCGATCTTGATGAAGCCGTGCTCGGCGTGTTGTACGCAGCCTTTGGATTTCAGGGCCAGAAATGCTCTGCCTGTTCCCGCGTCATCGTGCTCGATGCCATTTATGATCGGTTTATTGAGCGTCTGACCGAAGCCGCCAAATCCGTGAAGCTTGGCCCTTCGGAGAATCCCTCCAACTACATGGGACCGGTGGTGGACAAGGCCGCTCAGGAAAATGTGCTGCGCTATCTCGAAATTGCCGAGAGTGAAGGGAACGTGCTGGTCAAGCACGAGGTTTCCGCGGATCTCAAGGCCACTGGCGGGTGTTATGTGCCACTGACCATTGTGGACGGTATCACCAAGGAACACCGCATCGCGCAAGAGGAAGTCTTCGGGCCGATTCTGTCTGTCATGCGGGCCAAGGATATGGACGAGGCGCTCGATATTGCCAACTCCACCCGGTTCGCGTTGACCGGAGCCATTTATTCCCGCTCCCCGCGCAATCTGGAACGGGCCTTCAATGAGTTCAGAGTGGGTAACCTGTACCTGAACAAGCCCTCCGTGGGCGCATTGGTCGAACGTCACGCATTCGGTGGCTTCAAGATGTCCGGTGTCGGCTCCAAATCCGGCGGTCCCGATTATCTGTTGCAGTTCTTGGATCCGCGTCTGGTCTGTGAGAACACCATGCGCCGTGGCTTCACTCCCATCGAGGAAGATGACGAGTGGGTCAGCTAGAACGCTACTCTCAATAATAAAAGGCCCGGCAGATTCGTCCTGCCGGGCCTTTTTTTGTGAGCAATGGGAAAGTGATTAGATATACAATGTCATTGCGTGCCATTCGGCTCCGCCATGATCTGAGGCGGAGAGGCCGTCATCAAGGAATCCGTGCCGGGAATAGTAGGGGAGCAGGTCTTTCTTGCACAGCAGTTTGATCGTGGACTTGCCGAGTTCGCGGGCCTGTTCGATGAAGTTGCTCATGAGTTTGTCCGCAATGCCCTGGCGTTGATAATTGGGGTGTACGGACAGGGAAAAAATAACGATATGTCGGCCATCAGGATCGTGACCGATGAGCTTCTTGAACTCTTCATCCGAGATGTCTTCTTTGTCAGTGGAGCCTGAATTGACCTGTCCAACCACGTCCCCGTCCAGTTCGGCTACGAGAAATCCTTCGGGATATTCCTCAATACGATTCTGCAGAGAGCTTGTCCATGCGGCTTCGCAAGGGGGGAAACAGTTGGCCTCAATTGTGTGACATGCGGTCAGGTCTTCGGGTTCAACAGTACGAATGATCAAGTTGTTCATGTTAATCCAATTCTATCCCTTCAAGGGTTGATTCAAGTTGTTCCCAGTTCTCATAGGCGATTTCAAGGTCAGACTCAAGGCTTTCAAGGCGCTTTTGGTCGTCAGCCATTACCTCGCCGGAGTTTTTGAAATAATCCGGGGCGGCCATTCTGGTTTGCAGCTCTTCAAGGTCTGTTTCAAGGCTTTCGATGAGAAGCGGTATTTTTTTGAGTTCGGCCTGCTTTTTTTCCAGCTCGAACTTTTCCTTGTAGCTGAGTTTCTGTTTTGCCGGTTTTTTCGGTTTGGCTTCAGGTTTGGCCTTACAGGCTTTGGTTGTTGGCGCCGGAGTGTTCGGACGCTGGCGAATCCAGTCATCATACCCGCCTACGTATTCAGCAACCCACCCATTGCCTTCAAAACCGAAAGTGGAGGTGACCACGTTGTTCAGGAAGGCTCGATCATGACTGACCAGCAGCAGGGTGCCGGGATAGTCCATGAGCAGTTCCTCAAGGAGATCGAGGGTCTCGACATCCAGATCGTTGGTTGGTTCGTCCATGACCAGAACATTGGAAGGGCGAGTGAACAGCCGTGCCAGGAGCAGGCGGTTGCGTTCGCCGCCCGAGAGGACGGAGACGGGCACCTTGGCTCTGTCCGGGGTGAACAGGAAATTTTTCAGGTGACTCATGACATGGAGCTGGTTGCCGTTGATGGTGACGAAGTCGTTGCCGTCAGCCACATTGTGCCGGGCTGATTGAGTCTCATCCAGTTGTTCGCGCAACTGATCGAAATAACTGATTTGCAGGTTCACGCCGTGCCGTATGGAGCCGGATTGTGGCTCCAGTTCTCCCAACAGAATCTTGAGCAGGGTGGTCTTGCCCACGCCATTGGGACCGATCAGGCCCACCTTGTCACCACGCATGACCGCTGCGGAAAAATCGGAGATGAGCGGGGTGTCGTCGAACCCGAAACAGATGTCCGTGGCTTCCACCACCAGTTTGCCCGTACGGTCCGCATCCTGAATGACCATCTTGACCGAGCCGGTCCGATCCCGCCGAGCCTGGCGTTCCTTCCGCATCTGGCGCAGGTCGCGGACCCGGCCCATGTTGCGGGTACGTCGGGCCTTGATGCCCCGGCGAATCCAGGCTTCTTCTTCCGCCAGTTTTCTGTCGAAATTGTGGTTCTGCTTGGCCTCGGCTTCAAGCACTGCGTCCTTGCGTTCCAGGTACGTGCTGTAATCGCAATCCCAGCTATAGAGCTTGCCTCGGTCCAGCTCGATGATGCGTGTGGCCAAGCGTTTGAGGAAGGCGCGGTCATGGGTGACGAAAAGCAGGGTCGTATTCTGTCGCAGGAGAAAATCTTCCAGCCATGAGATGGAGTCGATGTCCAGATGGTTGGTCGGTTCATCCAGAATGAGCAGGTCCGGGTCACTCACCAGGGCGCGGGCCAGGAGCGCACGGCGCTTGGTGCCGCCGGACAGGGAGGAGAAGGATTCGTCGCCATCCAGCTTGAGGTGGGAGAGCACGGTCTCGATGGTCTGGTGATGAGGCCAGCCTCCGGCATCTTCCAGGGCATGCTGGGCGCGTTCCAGGTTGGTGACCTGAGCGTCGTCCGGGTCAATTGATTCGGCCAGCGCCCGGGATGCATCGTGGTAGGCTGACAGGTTTCGTCCTACAGCGCCCAACCCCTGTGCCGCGATATCGTACACCGAACCGTCGAGGTTCTGGGGCACTTCCTGCGGGAGCATGGCCACCTTGGAGCCTCGGGCATAGTCGATACTCCCTTCATCCGGTTTGGTTATGCCTTCGATGATGGAGAGCAGCGTGGATTTTCCCTCGCCGTTTCTGCCTAGTAGGCAGACCCGTTCACCCGGTTCGATTTGCATGGAAATACCGTCCAGCAGAATTGTTCCGGTGAAGTTTATGGATATGTCGTGCAGGGAAACAACGGCCATTTCTGATCCTCAAAGAAAAGGGAGCTGGCGGACCAACCCCCGAATTCATTCAATACATATGAAAGTTACTTGCAGACGTTTTGAAAAGCCTGATGTCGTTCGTCGTAGGGAGGGAAGCCGAAGAAAGCAGAGCCGGACACGAGAATGTCCACGCCTGCCGCCGTCAACTCGGCAGCATTGTCCAGAGTGACGCCACCGTCGATCTGGATGAGCGTGTCGGCCTTGGCTTCAGTGATCATTGCACGCAGTTCCTTGACCTTGTCCAGGCAGAACGGGATGAACTTCTGGCCGCCAAAACCCGGATTCACGGACATGATAAGGACCATGTACAATTGCGGAATCAGGTATTTGATACTCTCAAGAGGCGTGTGCGGGTTGAGTGCCACGACTGGTTTGGCTCCGGTCTCGGCGATTTGGGCACAAACACGTTCCAGATGATCACAGGTTTCAGCATGTACGCAGATGAGGTCTGCGCCAGCGTCGGCAAAATCCTGAATGTATCGGCCAGGCTCCTTGATCATCAGGTGACAGTCGAAAAAGAGATTCGACTTTGCGCGCATGGCTTTGATGATGGGAGGGCCAAAGGTGATGTTGGGCACAAACATGCCATCCATGATGTCCAGATGGACCCATTCAAGGCCGGCAGCTTCCAGCGCTTTCAACTCGGATTCCATGTTGGTGAAATCCGAAGAAAGCATGGAGGGGGATAGAATCATAATGTCAACTCCGCTTCGTCAATTGTGATAGAGGAGGTGTACCCGCTAGTGAGCGTGATCGCAAGTCTTTCGCGTTGACCAAGGCAGAGGATCATACGGACTGTTTTCTTTTTGTGTGAAATGCTCTATAATTCTTGGTATGCGTTGTATTATCAAAATATCACCAGCAATATTGTGGACTTGTCTTGGCCTTATGGGGGTGCTGACGGCGGTCCCGGTTCAGTCTGATGACATCCGTTTTTATGCCGGCAGCCTTGCCCCGATGATACAGTTGGAGCCTGACGGGAAGATTACGGGTTTTTCTGTGGATTTGTTGAAGGAAGTGCTGGCTGAAGCCGGGGAGACTTTTTCGGAAGACATCATTTTGAAAACGAACTGGGGGCGGGCCGTTCATGATGTGGAAGTAACGCCCGGTACTGCATTACTTGCTCTCACTCTCTTGCCGGATCGCCAAGACAGGTTCAAATGGGTCGGGCCTATCAATGAGATACAGATTGGGGTGTTCGGTCGAAAAGCGGATAATCTGGTCATTCGTCATACAGACGATCTGTTCAAGTATCGTATCGCAATGGTACGCAACACGGCTCCCATGCTCATGTTGGTCAATAGTCTCCCCGGGATAGAAGAGCATATTGTGAAGGTCAGCAGTATCAGAACCCAGCTCAGAATACTCCATGCCGGAAGGGTGGACCTGATAATTCAGGCGGTGAAGGCAAGCCGACATCTGATGCAGGAAGAGGGACTGGAGACAGAGGAATTTTCATTGCTGTATCTGGTTGAACCGACGCGCTTGTACTATGGGTTCAACAAGACGACCGATGACGAGTATATCACCCGGTTGCAGGCTGCGTTAGACCGTCTGAAGCGCAAGGCCGTGGATGGGAGGAGTCGGTATGACCGGATCAGAGCGAAGTATTTTTCGGATGAAAATGCGACCCTGGGACCTGTCCAGTCTGATGGGGACTAGGCTCTTTGAGGCGTACTCAGGGCTGGTCGGCAATCAGCCGTTCCGCCGTGTAGCCCAGCAAGCCGCCGAGGACCAGGGCAAAGACCAGAAGTTGAAGTATGCCGCCGGGATTGTTCGGGTAGGTCAGGATTGCGCGCGGAATTGCGGTGATCAGGCCGATAAGCATGCCTGATGCCCAGCTATTCAATGCGTACCGGGTATATGAGATAATGATGCCGAGTCCCAGCCAGTTGATCAGGGTGGCAATGATTGTCTGCCAGGTCACCGTTGTGAACGCCATGGGAATGGCGTCCAGAATGCCTGCTGCAAGACCAAGCAGAAGTACCTTGAAAATCTTGTGCATAGGTACTCCTGCCAGTCCTGCCATTATTTGTCCATCTTGAAGTCGACTTTGATCTTGAACAGCTTGTCCGCAGGCAGGTTCAGCACCTTGATGCCTGTGGCCTCGGTGATGGATGCGAGGATGGCCTCCACTGCGTCCATGTCCGGGGCGATGAGCGCGAACCAGATGTTGAATTCGTTTTCACGCAGATAATTGTGCGTGACGCCATCGTGCTTGTTCACTTCGGCCACGAACTCGTCGATCTTGTCGTCCGGAACGGATGCCGCACACAGGGTGGACTGCCATCCCAAAGCCTTGGACGTGAAGTTGGCGCCCATGCGTCGGATCAGTCCTGATTTCTTCAGGTCGCGCACGCGCTCCAGCACTTCGTCTTCGGAAAGCCCCACCTGCTTGCCGACTTCCTCATACGGGCGGGAAGCCAGGGGGAAGTGGGACTGAATGATATCCAGAATCTGCTTGTCGTAGGAATCCATACTTACTTCTTTGGCTTTTTCTTCGGCTCGTAGGAGCAGAGTGGTTCTTCCTTGAGATAATGGCCCTTCATGGTCTGGGCACGCGCACGGCAGCCGCCGCAGACTTTTTCGTATTCGCAGTGGCCGCATTTGCCGTCGTAGACATCCGGGTTACGCAGATTGAGAAATTCCTGGGAATGTTTCCAGATCTCGGGGAACGGCGTTTCACGCACCTGGCCCGAATCGAGTTCGAGGTAACCGCACGGCTGTACCTGACCACGATGGGAGATGAAGCAGAAACCGATGCCGCCGAGGCAGCCGCGACTGACAGCATCAAGACCGAAGTTGGCAAAGTCGACAGGCGTGCCGTCTTCCTTGGCGCGTTGGCGGAGGATGCGGTGGTAGTGCGGTGCGCAGGTGGCTTTGAGCTGCATGTCAGTGGTTTGGCGGAAATCATAGAACCAGTTGAGTACGTCTTCGTATTCGTTGGCGGTGATGACTTCGGTGCCGAGTTCCACGGCGCGTCCAGTGGGAACGAGCAGGAAAATGTGCCAGGCAGAAGCGCCGAGTTTTTCGCACAGGTCAAAAATGTTCTTGAACAAATGGAGATTGTTCTTGGTGACCGTGGTGTTGATCTGGAACTCGATGCCCACGTCTTTCAAATATTGAATGCCGCGCATGGAGGCGTCGAACGCCCCGATTTCGCCGCGGAATTCATCGTGCTGGGCCGCTTCGGGGGCGTCGATGGAGATGGAACATCGTTCGATGCCAGCGTCTTTCATCTTTTGCGCGGTTTCGGGCGTGATGAGCGTTCCATTGGGGGCCATGACACAACGTAACCCTTTGGCCTTGGCATAGGCGATGAGTTCGTAGACGTCGTGGCGCATCATGGGTTCACCACCGGTGAAGATGATGATCGGGCTGCCCACGTTCGGGAAAGTGTCGATGAGGGCCTTTGCCTCCTCGGTGGAAAGCTCGCCTTCATACGGCTCCGGGTGTGCCTCTGCCCGGCAGTGTTTGCAGGCGAGGTTGCAGGAACGGGTCACTTCCCATGCGATGAGTCGGCATATGGGTGTGACGCCGTCGTCGAGATATTTCTTGGGCGCATGCTCGGCACCGGGGTGCATTTTGCCATGGGGGTGTCCGCCGGGATGTCCTGCGGGCTTGCCTCCGGGATGTGCGCCGGGATGACCTTCGGGGGGACAGCCACCAGGGTGGCCTTTGGGATGTTCGCTCATATTATTTCAATACCTTGAGTACGTCTTCAGTGAAGTAAGTGAGAATGAGATCTGCCCCGGCACGCTTGAACCCGGCCAGAGACTCCATGACCACTCCCATCTCGTCAATCCAGTCGTTCTGGGCGGCGGCCTTGATCATCGAATATTCGCCGCTGACCTGATAGACGGCCACGGGAGTGTCGAAAGTATCGCGCACCATGCGGACAATGTCGAGATACGGCTGGCCGGGCTTGACCATGAGGATATCCGCGCCTTCTTCGAGATCGGCCACGGCTTCGCGCATGGCTTCACGGACATTGGGCGGGTCCATCTGGTAGGTCTTGCGGTCTCCGAACTGGGGTGCGGACTCCGCGGCCTCGCGGAAGGGACCATAGAATGCGGAAGCGTATTTCACCGCATAGGACATGATCGGGGTGTTGATGAACCCTTCCTCGTCCAGAGCAGCGCGGATGGCGGCCACGCGGCCATCCATCATGTCGGACGGGGCGACCATGTCGGCTCCTGCCCGGGCCTGGGCCACGGCAGCCTTGGCCAGTAAATTCAGGGTGGGATCGTTCTGAACGTATTCGTTCTTCACCAATCCGCAATGGCCGTGGGAGGTGTATTCGCACAGACAGGTGTCGGCTATGACCACCAGCTCGGGCCAGGTGTCCTTGAGCAGGCGAATGGCCTTCTGGACAATGCCCTTGTCATCATAGGCTCCGGAACCAACATCGTCCTTTTCAGCAGGAATACCGAAAAGGATACAGGCCTTGAGACCGTCGGCAACGGCTTCACCGACCTTGATTTTCAGTTGCTTCAGGGAGAGTTGGTACTGGCCGGGCATGGAGGAAATTTCCTTCTTGAAGGAATCATCATCCGTTTCAACCACAAAATAGGGCATGATCAAATCGTTTGCAGTGACAGCGTTCTCACGAACCAGCTCGCGCATGGCCAGGGAGCTTCTCAAACGACGACCACGAAAAAAATCAGAGGGGATCATATCTTCTCCAGAAATAGAAATCTCAATTTGAATACTTCTATACCCGTTTTCTTGGGTCGCGCAAATGCGAGCAGGGTGAGCGCATGCACAGCGTCGACGCCGAAGGCGGGGCGACAAAAGTTCTGGAAGGCTTCCGGGGGATCTCTTTCAAAAGATCCCCCGGAAGCCTGAGGCATTCTTGTCTTACAGCTTCTCGCCGGTGATTTCTTCGTCGGTGAGATAGCAGGCTGGGTCTTGTGCCCAGAAGTCATCGTAGTAGGCTTCGGCGCGGGCGCGGAAGTTACCGCCGCAGATGTTCAGGAAGCGACACTTGGCGCAACGGCCGCCAACGTGAGGACGCTTGTCCTTGAGTTTGTGCAGCAGTTCGATGTTCGGGTCGGTCCAGATTTCGGAGAACGGGCGTTCCAGCACGTTGCCGAAGGTGTGGTGACGCATGAACTGATCAGCGTGCACCTTGCCGTCCCAGGAGATACAGCCGATGCCGCGTCCGGTGGAGTTGCCCTCGTTCATCTTGAGCAGCTCAAGCACTTCCTTGGCGCGTTCGGGGTCTTCCTTGAGCAGGCGATAGTAGACGTGCGGGCCGTCAGCATGGTTGTCGACGGTCAGGACTTCCTTGGGCAGTCCCTTGTCGAACAACGCGCGGGTACGATCCATGATCAGATCGACGACATCGCGGGTCTCCTGATGATTCAGGTCTTCCTTGATCAGCTCGGAACCACGGCCGGAGTAGACCAGGTGGTAGAAACAGATACGGGGAATGTCCATGTCCTCGATGAGATCGAAGAGGTGGGGAACTTCAACAGCGTTGCGCTTGTTGATGGTGAAACGCAGGCCGACTTT containing:
- a CDS encoding proline dehydrogenase family protein, which codes for MTTDISSLDPRIIARGREFFKSISGESPSIFNKGWWTGKVMDWSMKNEDFKIQMFRFVDVLPCLNTSESLSRHIEEYFATDDANIPDVLKWGATKTKIGGGLVAKVLNKTIRSNIESMARQFIIGQVSKEAVKGIKKLRKDGFAFVLDLLGEATVSEAESAAYQAGYLEVLEAIQKELGKWKPLEGGSGDLDWGHAPKVNVAVKPTAFYSQSKSVDLDGTASGMMERIEPIYKKVMEMGGFMCIDMESLKYKDATIELYKRLRTKYPDYPHLGIVFQAYLRCVDDDVRGLLDWSREKGLPISIRLVKGAYWDYETVMAKQNDWPVPVWTHKPESDIAFERVAKMILENADICHFACASHNIRSISAVMETASELNVPEERYEFQVLYGMAEPVRKGLKNVAKRVRLYCPYGDLLPGMGYLVRRLLENTANESFLKQTFADEADMDVLLENPEVTLRRQLEEKCVTPEPEQRDGLSRFSNFPVVDFTLESERNAFPASIAKIRSRMGGEVPLFINGKEVRTDVHLDSYNPADPSEIIGSVCQAGVAEADMAIDAASEAYLSWRDVPPRERAEVLLKASQYLKDNIHDLSATQVLEVGKQWDQAHADIAEAIDFLEYYAREMIRLGNPRRMGRAPGEMSQLFYQGKGVAAVIAPWNFPLAISVGMVSAAIVSGCPVVYKPAGISSCVGYGLVEMWKAAGLPDGVFNYCPGKGSVIGDHIVDHPKVSVIAFTGSMEVGLRIQERAAKVHPGQQQCKKVIAEMGGKNGTIIDDDADLDEAVLGVLYAAFGFQGQKCSACSRVIVLDAIYDRFIERLTEAAKSVKLGPSENPSNYMGPVVDKAAQENVLRYLEIAESEGNVLVKHEVSADLKATGGCYVPLTIVDGITKEHRIAQEEVFGPILSVMRAKDMDEALDIANSTRFALTGAIYSRSPRNLERAFNEFRVGNLYLNKPSVGALVERHAFGGFKMSGVGSKSGGPDYLLQFLDPRLVCENTMRRGFTPIEEDDEWVS
- a CDS encoding GNAT family N-acetyltransferase, which produces MNNLIIRTVEPEDLTACHTIEANCFPPCEAAWTSSLQNRIEEYPEGFLVAELDGDVVGQVNSGSTDKEDISDEEFKKLIGHDPDGRHIVIFSLSVHPNYQRQGIADKLMSNFIEQARELGKSTIKLLCKKDLLPYYSRHGFLDDGLSASDHGGAEWHAMTLYI
- a CDS encoding ATP-binding cassette domain-containing protein, with protein sequence MAVVSLHDISINFTGTILLDGISMQIEPGERVCLLGRNGEGKSTLLSIIEGITKPDEGSIDYARGSKVAMLPQEVPQNLDGSVYDIAAQGLGAVGRNLSAYHDASRALAESIDPDDAQVTNLERAQHALEDAGGWPHHQTIETVLSHLKLDGDESFSSLSGGTKRRALLARALVSDPDLLILDEPTNHLDIDSISWLEDFLLRQNTTLLFVTHDRAFLKRLATRIIELDRGKLYSWDCDYSTYLERKDAVLEAEAKQNHNFDRKLAEEEAWIRRGIKARRTRNMGRVRDLRQMRKERQARRDRTGSVKMVIQDADRTGKLVVEATDICFGFDDTPLISDFSAAVMRGDKVGLIGPNGVGKTTLLKILLGELEPQSGSIRHGVNLQISYFDQLREQLDETQSARHNVADGNDFVTINGNQLHVMSHLKNFLFTPDRAKVPVSVLSGGERNRLLLARLFTRPSNVLVMDEPTNDLDVETLDLLEELLMDYPGTLLLVSHDRAFLNNVVTSTFGFEGNGWVAEYVGGYDDWIRQRPNTPAPTTKACKAKPEAKPKKPAKQKLSYKEKFELEKKQAELKKIPLLIESLETDLEELQTRMAAPDYFKNSGEVMADDQKRLESLESDLEIAYENWEQLESTLEGIELD
- the rpe gene encoding ribulose-phosphate 3-epimerase — protein: MILSPSMLSSDFTNMESELKALEAAGLEWVHLDIMDGMFVPNITFGPPIIKAMRAKSNLFFDCHLMIKEPGRYIQDFADAGADLICVHAETCDHLERVCAQIAETGAKPVVALNPHTPLESIKYLIPQLYMVLIMSVNPGFGGQKFIPFCLDKVKELRAMITEAKADTLIQIDGGVTLDNAAELTAAGVDILVSGSAFFGFPPYDERHQAFQNVCK
- a CDS encoding substrate-binding periplasmic protein — its product is MGVLTAVPVQSDDIRFYAGSLAPMIQLEPDGKITGFSVDLLKEVLAEAGETFSEDIILKTNWGRAVHDVEVTPGTALLALTLLPDRQDRFKWVGPINEIQIGVFGRKADNLVIRHTDDLFKYRIAMVRNTAPMLMLVNSLPGIEEHIVKVSSIRTQLRILHAGRVDLIIQAVKASRHLMQEEGLETEEFSLLYLVEPTRLYYGFNKTTDDEYITRLQAALDRLKRKAVDGRSRYDRIRAKYFSDENATLGPVQSDGD
- a CDS encoding siroheme decarboxylase subunit alpha, yielding MDSYDKQILDIIQSHFPLASRPYEEVGKQVGLSEDEVLERVRDLKKSGLIRRMGANFTSKALGWQSTLCAASVPDDKIDEFVAEVNKHDGVTHNYLRENEFNIWFALIAPDMDAVEAILASITEATGIKVLNLPADKLFKIKVDFKMDK
- the ahbD gene encoding heme b synthase, with the protein product MSEHPKGHPGGCPPEGHPGAHPGGKPAGHPGGHPHGKMHPGAEHAPKKYLDDGVTPICRLIAWEVTRSCNLACKHCRAEAHPEPYEGELSTEEAKALIDTFPNVGSPIIIFTGGEPMMRHDVYELIAYAKAKGLRCVMAPNGTLITPETAQKMKDAGIERCSISIDAPEAAQHDEFRGEIGAFDASMRGIQYLKDVGIEFQINTTVTKNNLHLFKNIFDLCEKLGASAWHIFLLVPTGRAVELGTEVITANEYEDVLNWFYDFRQTTDMQLKATCAPHYHRILRQRAKEDGTPVDFANFGLDAVSRGCLGGIGFCFISHRGQVQPCGYLELDSGQVRETPFPEIWKHSQEFLNLRNPDVYDGKCGHCEYEKVCGGCRARAQTMKGHYLKEEPLCSYEPKKKPKK
- the hemB gene encoding porphobilinogen synthase, whose translation is MIPSDFFRGRRLRSSLAMRELVRENAVTANDLIMPYFVVETDDDSFKKEISSMPGQYQLSLKQLKIKVGEAVADGLKACILFGIPAEKDDVGSGAYDDKGIVQKAIRLLKDTWPELVVIADTCLCEYTSHGHCGLVKNEYVQNDPTLNLLAKAAVAQARAGADMVAPSDMMDGRVAAIRAALDEEGFINTPIMSYAVKYASAFYGPFREAAESAPQFGDRKTYQMDPPNVREAMREAVADLEEGADILMVKPGQPYLDIVRMVRDTFDTPVAVYQVSGEYSMIKAAAQNDWIDEMGVVMESLAGFKRAGADLILTYFTEDVLKVLK
- the ahbC gene encoding 12,18-didecarboxysiroheme deacetylase, producing MIGISKLYCGAVESSDALRYNRESGQLPSHLLQFSKDKKPVVVWNMTQRCNLKCVHCYAHAVDPSDHKDPISNEQAKVMIDDLAQFGAPVMLFSGGEPLVREDLVDLAKYATSKGMRAVISTNGTLITKSKARELKEVGLSYVGISIDGNEEVHDKFRGVSGSYKQALKGVENCLAEGLKVGLRFTINKRNAVEVPHLFDLIEDMDIPRICFYHLVYSGRGSELIKEDLNHQETRDVVDLIMDRTRALFDKGLPKEVLTVDNHADGPHVYYRLLKEDPERAKEVLELLKMNEGNSTGRGIGCISWDGKVHADQFMRHHTFGNVLERPFSEIWTDPNIELLHKLKDKRPHVGGRCAKCRFLNICGGNFRARAEAYYDDFWAQDPACYLTDEEITGEKL